The genome window TTGAGGTATTTGCTTCTACACACAATGAATATCTTCACCATTTTCCAATTGATAcaaacacccccaacttaggattttagcctcattctcaacattcaaggagggacgggttcaaaagagaaaattatttcacaaaaagggtaaaggtttgtaatgtagTAGCCAAATAAAACGTTAAAGGCTCAACGGGGGATAACTAGGATAATACATGCACCAGggaggttaatttggtcaaaaacTAGTTAGCAAAAACAAAGAGAGCCTAAGATCATTTCGACACCCAATCATCATCCTGAGATTTACATTGAGGAaccaaccgggcaagttctagacattacAAGTTTAGCACATGCATTATTTACACAAATTCTCACTACTCACGATGCATGAATTGCTCGAATCGGCATAATTTTAGCCCCCAAGTGAATAAAAGGCAATTCAATACTTCATCACATGATGTTTGAGATTCTAAGTAGGCACAAAGTCAAAGAGCGAGCCTCGATTTAACAAGAATAACTAACTTTTTATTCACAAGTCTTGAAGGGTGCAATTTATTCCACAAAAAACTTATCATATGCTTGAATCTAGAACAAAATCACCAACAAGTCAAAACGTTTTGTGCTACGACCATGGTTCTACtattacacccttggaaaagaagccgacaaagaaaaaccaaggggaattcATTACTATATAGAAATCCACACTAGTGGGACTAAGAGTTTATATACAAGATGCAAAAGTCTGTCGAATACCCCACCCCAACTTAAGAAtatgcagtgtccccaatgcattGAAAACAAAATAAGAACAAAGTTCAGGAGCTTCCTGGGGCGCACTAGGCGCTTGGAATATCTGAGGCGGACTTGGAGTCTGGAGCTGAAACTGTTGAGGCAGTGGGTGGATCATCTGACTAGGCAGCGGTGTCTGAGACCAAATTAGGAAGCTCTGCCTATTGCGGAGCTGGTCCTGCACCTGTGAGCTGCTGGCCTCACCCAATGCAAGCTGTGTGGTCATGGTAGTAGCTCCGGCAAGCATATCTACCAGTGAATGTGCAATAGCTGTCTGCACATCAGCCTCCTGTTCACCCAGTTCCTCTGTAATAGCAGTAACCTATTTGCCTCTGTTATCCCTCTAATCATCACCTTCTTCAAATATCCGCTCCTCATCAGTTTACTCACGAGACCCTCCAGATTCCTCGTTTGAGTGATTATTGTTTTGTGCAACGAAAACCAGAGTTTGTGAGGTGTCCATGCCATGCACCTCCTCAGTTGATGGGAAGTTTGTGAAATCCAGATCAAGACTTGGTACATGGGAGGTGATGATGCCCTGCTCCCCTTCCATTGGAAGAAGGGTGTTCAAATCAAACTCCAGTGTCTGCATCTTATGCAGCTCCGAGTTGAGCTCAGCTACATCCTTTTTAAGTTGAGGCATGTCCCCACCTTCACCTCTCTCAACCTTCTTAAGGCGAGCTTCAAAGTTCTTGAGTCGATCCTTATATGATAGATGTTTCTTCTGAAGATCACTTACTGAGGTTTGGATCGGGGCCAATGCTTGCTGGATGAGCGGTGGAAGTTCTTTTGTCATTTTGTCTACTTTGGCATTTGCATGTTGTGCCAGTAGACCAAGCTTGGAGAGTGCACGCAGTGATGCAGGTGGTGTTGAAATGGCTGGTCTGGGAGTGGATGTGGAGGTGGCAGGTGCCGAAGAAGTGTCTGGCACTGATGAGGCAGAAGGTGCTGCTGTACCTGACGAGGTCTGAAGGAGTGGGATTGATTGCTCTGGTGGATCTTCAATCGTTTTTTCTGAGGCATCACTGTGTCGAGTGATGTCAAGATCGTGAATAGCTTTTACTATGCGGTCATGTTTGGGGAATGGAGGAATCGCTGCATTTCCACACAATGCATGGATTAAGCATGGAAAAGTGATTGGCATTTCTTTCTGGTTTTTCGGGATTCCAATTTCAGGGAAAATAAGCTCTCCCACATCAATCTTGATACTCGACATGATGCAAGCAATGAGGATTGCCTTCTCGATACTGATTTCGATCACATTTCTCGTAGGAATTATATGAGAACAGACAAAACTTAGCCAATACCGGCCTTCTTGGGTTAAATCTTTCTTGTGAAGCTTCTGGCGCGGTACAATCCAGGGTGGAGTTGCTTTGTCTATTACAGAAGCTACCCAAGCACGCTCAGATTCCTTATTTGAAATCTttgcctcatattctgccatgcCTGGCTCCCACTCATCGAAATAGACATCATTGATGGATGGGGCATCATAGACTATTTCAACTCCTCGGACTAAGACATATTTCAAGTATTGACGATTTCTCTTTTGTTCTAAGTTTGTGGATGTATCATATGCAGCATAAAATTCCCTAACAAGCGTCTCGTTGTACTCTCTCGGAACATTAGTTAAGAACTCCCTTCCCCTCTTGTTGATATTTTCTAGCACATGGGGATAGTGTTCTTTAAGACCGTTCAAACTCAGTTGCTTTTCTTTGAGGATCTTTCTCTTTGCCAGACCATCTATGTATAGAGTCCAAGAGCCAGGAATCCTAAACCTGAGATCCTCACCACTCTTTCTGCGTGCTTTGGCCTGGAGGTCAACTGGAGGTAAAATGTCAACTGGTGGTAAAATGTCAAGTTGCGCCTCCTCTTCTTCAGACTGGGAGGTAGGCTTGGATAAATTTATGGACGTGCCAGGACGTTTGCATTGGGATTGTTGTGATTGTGGGCTTATAGCTGCAGCCCCTCTCTTTCCTTGAGTGGTGGGTATTCGCGATGCTAAGGATTTCTTTGGTGCCATTCTTGACCAATTAACGAGGAGTTAGTACAAGGCAGGGCATGTGTAACATATGGCATAGAAATGAGAGACATAAAATGTTCTGCGAGCAGTTATGCGATTGCAGAACAACTTTGCGGACCACAAACCACAACACAAAAGATAAACATCAGAAGTAGAAAGAATTATGCGGGACGCAGAGGTGGTCGCATAACAGGTTTGCGACCGCAGATCGATCACATTTTGAACTTTGAATAAGGGTGGAGTCTGATTAGGTCTGcgataattgtgcggtccacaaacGAGTTCTGCGGCTGCAGACTCAACCGCATATTGGCACTGAGAAAACTCTCAAGCATTCAGAATACGATGACTCTGCGgatcgcaaaacagttatgcgaacCGCAAAGATCATCGTCTCTACTCAACAATGCACTCACAGGAAACCATTATGCACACTCAGTACCAAATGCTCAAGTTGTTAGAGAGCATTACCCACTCTCAACATTAGATCGATTTCATGCTTAGCCTAGCAATATCTAATGCAACTTGTCACAAATTTCCAACCCCCTTACTCTATTCAGACCCCCTAATACTCACCCCCAAATTTTTATTGACCCACATCACATGTTTTCCCCCCAGAGTCGATTCCCATTACAAGAGACAAGAAGTTGGGTAGATAGAAGAGGGGAACATGGATTAGAGACCACACATCAGTCCttacattatttgagcaagaGAAATGTTGGAAATTTTACATACCATATTGCAGAAGTTTGAGCAAGCTAAGTAGGTGTGAATCATGAGTCATGTGATCAAGGTGAGcctccatttttcttcttttttaatttatttttaattttctctGTGTTTTTCTCTTGGATTTTGTTTTCGTGTCTGGGTGCGTGAAATGAGAGAAAATAGATGGGAAGGAGAGAGAGACAAAACTTGGGTTTAATACCTGAGCGTTTTGCGGTCAAATGACCATCACATAAcacattatgtggccgcatatgTGTTTTGCGATGGATTAGTACCTGGGTGGTCGGCTACAAATGTGGGTTCGTTTCTGCGATCATAGAATGATTTTGTGGGCCATAAAAGTTGATTTTTCTCCCCATTTGTAAGACCTAATTTGACTGGTGTTTTTCTTGTGTCTGCGAGACAGAACAACAGCTGAAGCTCAGCTTATTTTCCTTCATTTCCGTCTGCCCTTGCATCATATTTCTTTGTATTTTGGATAACATTTTGATGTTACCGACTTTTTGGTTGCCTTCCAAAacgcgcttgatttaacgtcgcgagaTGATGATGTTGCCCCGATTTTGGCTAATCATTGGTGGGGATTGGCATAGGACTATCCTTGAGTGCAAATTATTCTACCAGTTGCCTTTCTCCATTGGTTCCGAGGTAATGTTTGATCCTTTGGCATTTACCTTGAAAGTTTGAGTCCCATCCTCATATTATAATTCAATAGCACCATAGGGAGACACACTCACAACTTTGAACGTGCTAGaccatttggatttgagtttgCCCGGAAAGAACTTCAATCTTGGGTTGACGAGTAAGACCAAGTCACCGGATTTGAATTCCCGCTTCAAAATCTTCTTGTCATGAATAAACTTCATTCTTTCTTTATACATGGCTGCATTCTCATAGGCATGAAAACATAACTCTTCCATCTCATTGAGTTGTGTCATCCTTAGATTAGCAGTGTCAGCCCAGTCAAGATTTAACTTTTTCAGTGCCCACATGGCTTTGTATACAAGTTCCACTGGCAAGTGACAAGGCTTACCAAATATCAATCGGTAAGGTGAGGTGCCAATGGGTGTCTTAAATGCTATTCGATAGGCCCACAATGCATCATCCAACTTATTTGACCAATCAATTCTGTTCGCATCAACAGTTTTTGCTAGAATATTTTTGATCTCCTgattggagacttcaacttgactGCTTGACTGAGGATGATAAGGGGTAGCCACCTTatgcttaactccatatttttCGAGCAATCCGGCAAAAtatttgttgcaaaaatgagaaccaccatcactaaggatggcccttggggttccaaaccgagtaaatatgttcttcttcaagaaggcGGTTACACTTCTTGCCTCATTGTTTGGCAAGGCAattgcctcaacccatttggagacaTAATCTACTGCCATCAAGATATATGTCATGCCGTAATAACTCACGAAGGGCCCCATGAAATCTATCCCCTACACATCAAAGATCTCGACTTCCATCACAAAATTCATAGACATCTCATGCCTTCTAGAAattgatccttatctttgacaTTGATCACATTTCCTGACCATTTGGTTTGCATCTTGGTAGATCGATGGCCAATAATAGCCGCATTCCAGCACTTTTGCCGCAGTACGATTTCCACCATGGTGACCTCTAACTGGGGAGTCATGACACGCTTTGAGAATTTAAATTATCTCATCTTCCGGAACACAACGCCGAATGATGTTGTCGGTGCAAATCCGAAACAAAAAGGCTCTTCCCAATAGTATTGCCTACATTCCTACAAGAATGTTTCTTTTGATAAGTTTCCAATCCGTTGGGGATAAGGTCACTAACCAAGAAGTTAGAGATGTCGGCATACCAAGGAGTGGAGGTGCTAGATATTGTTAATAAGTGTTCATCTGGGAAGGCATCATTAATTTCAAGATCTTCTTTTGGTCTTCCTGCCTCATCAAGCCTAGATAAATGATCCGCAACCTGATTCTTTATTTCTTTCCGATCTTTGACCTCAAAGTCAAACTCTTATAATAAAAGTACCCACCTAATCAATCTTGGTTTAGCATCCCTTTTTGCCATAAGGTAGCGGAGTGCAGCATGATCGGTGTAAACTATCACTTTGGATCCCAACAAGTAGGCCCGGAATGTTTCAAAAGCATAGACAATAGTAAGCAGTTCTTGCTCAGTTACAGTGTAATTTAGTTGTCCACCATTGAGTGTCTTTCTTGCGTAGTAGATAGGATGAAGAATCTTGTTATGCCATTTACCAAGCACCGCGCCAATAGCCACACcactagcatcacacataagTTCAAATGGAAGAGACCAATCGGGTGTGACAATAATAGGTGCCGTAGTGagccttgctttcaattcctcaaaaggTTTTAGGCACTTCTCATCGAAATTGAACTTATCATCCTTTTCAAGGAGCTTGCACATGGGACTTGCAATTTTTGAGAAATTCTTGATAAATCGCCTATAAAAACCCGCATGCCCCAAAAAACTCCGGATACCTTTTACCGAAGTGGGAGGAGGAAGCTTGGAAATGATCTCTATCTTTTCCCGATCAACTTCTATGCCTTGCTTGGAGATTTTGTGACCAAGAACAATACCCTCATCTACCATGAAGTGACAATTTTTCCAATTTAGCACAAGGTTTGTTTCCTCACGTATTTTGAGCACTTGCCTAAGGTTTTCAAGGCAATGTTCAAAGGAATGACCGACTacagagaagtcatccatgaatacttctaggaaatcctccaccatgtctgaGAAAATTGACATCATGCACCGTTGAAATATAGTCGGGGCATTGCATATCCCAAATGGCATCCGGCTAAAAGCGAAGGTTCCATATGGGCATGTAAATGtcgtcttctcttggtcctctaagGCAATGTTGATTTGGTTATAGCCGTAATAACCATCAAAAACCAATAAAATGACCTTCCCGCTAgccgatcaagcatttgatcaataaaaggcaTAGGGAAATTGTCTTTGAAAGTAGCATTATTGAGCTTCCGGtagtccatgcaaactctccacccggtcaccgtcctCGTTGGGATGAGTTCATTTTTGTCATTATGCATCACAGTCATGCCTCCTTTCTTTGGAACACATTGCACCGGACTCACCCAAGGACTATCGGCAatagggtagacaaccccgacatccaaccattttatgatttctttcttcaccacctcttgcatggAAGTATTTTATGCTCCACGCTAGGTTTGCTCTCTTGCTCCAATTGCTCCAATTGTATCTTGTGCTCACAAATTCCAGTAGGAATTCCTCGGATATCTGCTATATTCTAACCAATGGCCTGTCTGTGCTCCCTCAAGGTATTCAATAAGTGTTCAACCTGCACATCATTCAACAAAGAAGAAACAATTACAGGTAGAGTTTCATTAGAgccaagaaatttataccttaagtgCGGCGGAAGTGGCTTGAGCTCAAGTTGCGGCGACTCGATAATTGAAGGCTTAGCAGGAGGAGTGACTCTATTCACTAAGTTAAGAGAAATCTTCTTTGGTGCATAAGTGTAGGACCCAAGCCCTTCCAATGCATTCACCGATTCCATATATCCTTCCATGTCCTCACCATAAAAATTCACCAAAATAGCCGCCAATGCCTCACCAAGGCGGTCCTCTTCAATATTCCTCTACCTCATAAACAACATCAATGACTGAGATACTTTCATATGCATGTGGCAATTTCATACCCTTACTCGCTTGAAAGGTAACTTCTTCGTCATTAACTCGGCACTTGATCTCATTTCGTTCTGAGTCTATGAGTGCCCTCCCGGTATCAAGGAATGGTCTCCCCAAGATGATAGGGATCTCTTTATCAACAACACAATCGAGAATAACAAAGTCAGCAGGGCGGAGAGACTTTCCCACTTTCACAAGCACGTCATCAACTATTCCCACCGGTCGCTTTATCGAACGgtcggccatttgcaacctcatacttGTAGGCCTAGGCATACCTAATACCGTTTGCTTGTAAATAGCAAGGGGCATTAAGTTGATGCTAGTCACAAAGGGCTCGTGCAAAATTGCGCAATCTAATAGTGCATGGAATGGTGAAGGCTCCTGGGTCCTCTTTCTTTTGGATGGCGGTTGTTGCAATGATGGAACTAACCCGGTGAGTCACATTCACCACTTCATTTTTGGTGGTTTTCTTTTTAGTGATCAAGTCTTTCATATAATTAGCAAAACCCGGCATCACTTGAAATGCTTCTATAAATGGAATGTTCACCGATAATTACTTTAGGATGTCATAGAACTTCTCGAGTATGCTATCATCAACCTTTCTAGCAAGTCTTTGAGGGAAAGGAGGAGGAGGTCTAGGAATTGGTACTAGAGCTTTTGGTGCATCTATTACCTTTTCCTTCACCTCTTCCTGGTTCACTTCTTGAGTTCTCACCTTCTTTGGGAATCTTTCAACTTCAACAATAATTGGCACCTCAACTTGTGCTTCAACTTCTTGTCCAGAATCTTCCACTTCGACCACTTGTTCATTCTCTCCTTGAAGTAGTTTCCCATTCCAAGTTGTGATTTCCATACAGTGAGAAGTTGGACCACTCCCACAACCTTTTGGGTTTGCAATTGTATCACTTGGGAGCGTGCCTTTTTGCTTCAGATTTTGATCTCTTGAAAGATCTCTCATTTGTATCTCTACCTTTTGAATAGATGCGGTGTGAGAACCTACTAGCTCGGTCATATTCTTCATTGAAGTGTCGGATCTCTCTTGATTTTTCAATACTCTTTCAAGCATGTTTTCCAACTTGGACTCACTTGGAGAACTTTCCTTCCAATGTGGAGAGTTGGAATATTGCCCCTTTGGTGGAACATAGGGGTTTGAACTCCAATTTGaaaagttgttgttgttgttgttactccaatttccttgatttgaactACCTTGGTCGTTTCACCACTGTTGGTTGCCTTGCCCTTGTGGGTTCGACCTCCATTGGTGTTGTTGTCCTGAACCTTGGTAAGGTTGTCTTTATATCCTCCTTGAGGATTGTTGACATAATTTGCTTCTTCGTATTCCTCATTTGACATGGGTTGGACATCTTCCACAACATTTACCTTTTTTGTTTGGCTTTCAGTGAACATTTTCGTTAGCATGCTGACATTGGTGGCAAGCCTGGAAATTACTTTATCTCTTTCTTGGTTCTCTTTAATCATGTTATTCAAGGAAGGAGTACCATATGCAATTCCACCCGTGGCATCTTCCGAGTGCCAAGTTTGGTTATGTTCTGCCATCTTGTCAAGGATTTGTGTGACCCTTGCAAATGTTTTATCCATAAAGGACCCATCCGCTGCATTTTTGGCATGAAATGATTCATAGGATCCAAGCCCATGTAAAACTTATCCAATAGAATATTATCCGGAAAGCCATGATTCGACGGCCTCACGAAATATAGCTTGAATCTATCCCATGCCTCATGTAGATGCTCTCCTGGTAATtgcttgaagaagaaaatttAATCCTGGAGCTCGGACTTCTTGCTTTGTGGAAACTATTTTGCTAGGAAAGCTTGGACAAGTTCGGGCCAAGTGTGGATGGAAGTAGGAGGTAGATTTTAGATCCACTGTCTTGCCTCTCCAGTTAGAGAGTACTTGAACACCCTCAACCTTAGGGCATCATTCGCGACATGATTCTGCTTGTACATTGCTCACACACCCAAAAAATTTCCAAGATGTTGTGTCAGATCATCatcggtggaattttggaagaaccCCTCTGCTTCTACCATTAGGATTAGACTGTGTTCCACTTCAAAGGTGCCAGCATCAACTCTTAGAGGGACAATGGCATTTGTATCCTTAATATACTCATCTATATCTGCAAACACATTCTCTTCTTCTTGCTCGCTCATGTTTACCTAATGACACcaagaaaaataagcaaagtgtgGTGGAATAGAAGAAGACCTCAAGTAAAGCACACACTAGTTCGTAATTTCAAAACCGTATTCCCCGGCAACGACGTCAAAatttgatacgctcaaattacacctatatAATTGGTGTAAGGTGGTCAGTGTCAAATATAATGACCCAATTAGGGtggggtcgaatcccataggGAATAGGAGTGAAAACACTACTTACATAGTGCGAAACTTGACTTAAGCCGTAAATCAACTCCGTTAGTTTAAACCGAGTTTTGTAATTGTGAATTACCAAGAAAAGCTATTTTTGTTGAGATAATTGATTAAATTGATTtagaaaccaaggttgtgtctccttcaatggaatgtaatgctaaCAATGTTCATATtatatatttctaatggaagaTCCGTTGATATGCAAATGATTCCTAAATTACTatccaatatttttcaataattagatagtatttcctctttatgattttcccaaatataaaagaaGTAACAATTAAGAACAACCAATTTATGCTAAGTAGAACCTACTTATCCCTAAGagattctattaaacaaggtttaaagacttgagttcttgctattcaattctaccaaactcTAACCCACTTTCCCAAGTAAAGATAGAGTGAATTGGCACtagttaatgtttgcaaccatcaactaTAAATGAAGTATGAGAAATGAGTAGAAATtaaccaaccattatatatatatatatatatatatatatatatatatatatatatatatatatatatatatatatatccaatgatgaacacccattaacattacacccacaTAGGATtcacaaccttagtatttaaaattagctactcatactagagtacaaaaataatataataaataaagtcatgAAGCTTACAAATATAGACAAAGTCTTGGATTTTCTCTCAcaagcttccaaaataatggtGCATTCAATGCTCTAAGTGTAGCCTCTTTCTATCAGACCGGATCTAACACAGAAACCCTAATCATTAGATTTATAATGGTCTAAAAGTCGTGGTCAAAAAATGAAAACATGACCCTACAGATAGAGcatgcgaccgtagaataggcTGCAGAAGGCTTTCGCGGTTCGCAGATCTTTAGTTCAACCGCATAATTGATCGAACATTCCTCCAGTTTTTTCTACGCATGTTGGTTATGTGGTCTAcatacctgttctgcggccgcataacacATTGCAAAATTCATCTTCAGTGGAATTCTCTTCACATTATGtgatcactatgcggtccgcacaaacgTTATGCGACCGAATAATTGATCGCAAACTTGGCTATCAGCAATTGGACCTTTCTGCTTTATTCTGCGATTAGTCTGCGGCCCGCACATCACTTTTGCGACCGCAAACCAGCCGCATTTCTGCCTTTCATAGGTTTTTTACAGATTCTTTTATGatcttggttcttcaagtctGGTCTCCTGCAAAATaccaaaactacataagaaatgacttatAATGCTATAAAAGATAAGCTAAAGTCTCTGTAATTAACATCAAAAGTGCCGCATTTGTACGACACATTagtgtccatgctccgaaagtatcacggtgatccgtcccatgtgttaaatatcagatcagtccaattggacaaggatttgacttatgaggaggagccggtggccattctagcccagcaggtctggtagttgaggtctaagagttatccttaagtttgagtacagtggagaggtcagccgattgagagagccacgtgggagtccgagtcggacatgcagagtagatatccacaccttttcaccagttcaggtacctttctatgtccgttggaggacgaacatttgttttagaggtggagaatgtgatgacccgataggtcatttatactTTTACCCTTTATTTATATGTTTCAAGCCCTTGAATAGCTTTATTTAACCTTTCTCGAATTACTTGCACAGTCTGTGTCCTCTTTTTGGAAAGTTTCTTTGAggaaattgatgaaaatgtgaaaccgtgccttaaaactcatttgagttgactacggttaaTGTTTTGTgtaaatggacccggatcagtattttgacagtctgATGGGTCTGTATCCTGATTTGGAACTTGGGAGTatacccagaatcgaattcgaaagtctctaacttgatttaacgtaatttgttgaaaactagtaatttaaaggtttaaagaattcctaaatttgactgtaggttgactttgttgataccagaTTCGAATTTCGGTTccgaaacttggtataggttcatttttgTGTTTATGAATTGTCTGCAAAAGTTGGTGCGAAGCGGAGttcatttgacatgattcggacgtccggttgtaatattacatgttcttgagtttctttgaaaattgcATTtgttttggtatccgattcgtagttctaggtgttatt of Nicotiana tomentosiformis chromosome 7, ASM39032v3, whole genome shotgun sequence contains these proteins:
- the LOC138896137 gene encoding uncharacterized protein translates to MPLAIYKQTVLGMPRPTSMRLQMADRSIKRPVGIVDDVLVKVGKSLRPADFVILDCVVDKEIPIILGRPFLDTGRALIDSERNEIKCRVNDEEVTFQASKGMKLPHAYESISVIDVVYEVEEY